In Parabacteroides sp. FAFU027, the genomic stretch GATTATCACTACCCCTGGATTAGCGTACTCGGATGGAATGGTTATTTGATAGACCCTAAGAATTCATCTGACATTGCCAACAACTACAAATACTCAGCCATTGGCTCAGGTATTGCACCTGCGGCAAATCTAAAAATCTCCGAAAGAGGCTATATGGATGAGTATAATATCTCATTCGGGGGTAATGTCTATGATGTGCTCTATTTTGGAGCCACAGTTGGTATCACGGATTTGTACTATAAGATGTCTGCCAGATATGATGAAGATTTTAGTAATATGGGAGGATTTACATTAAATAACTTTCTGGAAACAAAAGGCTCAGGAATCAACTTCAAAGCAGGTGTAATCCTTCGCCCGACTGACAACCTGAGATTCGGATTAGCCGTTCACACACCAACGTATTACAAATTGACCGATTATTTTGATGCTAACGTAATCAACGACTACGCCGATGGTTCGTCTGAACACCCTTATAATGCAAGCCCGGCACATGCATTCGTCCCAGCTAATGCCTATTCCGAATACAGCCTTCAAACACCGATGAAATTACAAGCGAGCGCTGCTTACATTGCAGGAAAGAAAGGCATCCTGAGTTTTGAATACGAATACGTTGATTACCGAAACATGTCGATGAAAGACCAGGACGGTTATGGATGGGATGCCAACACCTATATTAAAGATGACATGAGAGCTGGTAACAATATTAAAATCGGGGCTGAATACCGTGTTACCCCACAGTTTAGCCTGCGTGCCGGTTATGCCAACCAATCTTCTCCGTTGAACTCCAATCTGATCAATGGGAATTATGAAATGTCAACATTTGGTGCAACATTGCCGCACTACACGTTGGACAGAGGAACAAACTATTATACCGGAGGTTTTGGTTATCGTTTCGGAAGTGTTTACACCGACTTAGCTTTTGTTTCGAGAGTTAATAAGGAAGATGTTTATGCCTTCTCTCCTATTGGTCCTTCCGACAACTGGATGGTACCTCAAAAAGCAACTCTGAAAACAACCAACAATCAACTCTTATTCACGCTGGGATATAAGTTCTGATTCTGAATCATATTACAAAAATCGCCCGAAGTAATGCACTTCGGGCGATTTTGTTTTATATCTGAAAGCTTAACAAGGGACTTCAAACATGAATGAATTTACCTTTTATCTAAACGAGTTTACCTTTTGGATGAACAAGGGTACTTCAGAGGTAAACGAGTTTACCTTTTACCTGAATTAATTTACCTCCGTAGTGAACTAGTTTACTTCGGAAATGAATGAGTTTACCTTCGAAGTAAACTAGTTCAGGTTTGAGGTGAGGGCTACCTCAGAGGTAAATTAGTTTACTTCTGAGGTGAATGAGGTTACCTTTGAGGTGAATGAATTCAGGTTTGAGGTAGGAGGGGGTACCTCGAGGGTACCCCCTCCTACCCTCGAGGTACCCTGATTACCGGTTATTGGAATTATATCTCTATTTCCAGTCCATCGTATGAAAGGAATACATTTTCAGGTAACTCCTTTACAATATCGTCATGAAGACCTAAATGGTGGCTTGAGTGAATCAGGAAAGATCGCTTCGGTTGTATCCGCGCTATCTGCGCCAACGCCTCTTCCAGATTCTGATGGGCGATGTGCTTCTTCTTTCGCAAAGCGACAATAATCAACACCTCCACATCTTTCAACTTATCGTATTCACTCTCCGGTATTTCACTCAAATCTGTCAGAAAGGCTACATCTCCAATACGGAACCCCATAATCGGCAATTTGCCATGCAACAAGCGAACAGGGGTCACCGTAACTCCTTCCACTTCAAAAGGCACAAGGTCAATATCGCAAAGCTGCAAATTAGGTGTACCCGGTAAATGAACCTCTCTGAAGCAATAGGGCATTCGGGTACGAAGCTTCTGTGTAACATCCGGTTCGGCATATACACGCACGGGATGCTCTTTACAAAAAGGACGAAGATCATCAAGTCCGGCTGTATGGTCGTAATGCTCATGGGTGATCACTACACCATCGATGCGTTTATTCCCCGAACGCAGCATCTGATAGCGAAAGTCAGGTCCACAATCGATAAGAATATGCTTCCCTTCGTGTATAACCAGTATGGAGGTTCGTAAGCGCTTATCTTTCCTGTTTTCCGAGGTACAGACTTCACACCCACAACCCACCTCTGGTACTCCGGTCGAAGTCCCGGTGCCTAAGAAAATTACCTTAGTCATATATAAATCACTTCGGGGGTTATGTCAATGTCAAACTTCTCTTTTACGGATGTCTGAATATTGGCTGCGAGATCTACAATATCGGAAGCCAGAGCTCCTCCGCGGTTAACCAAAACCAGGCATTGCTTGTCATGAACACCGGCACCGCCCCATTCCCGACCTTTCCAGCCGCATTGCTCGATCAGCCATGCTGCCGGCACTTTGACCAGATCATCCGATACCGGATAGTGCGGCATCTGCGGATATTCCTGCTTGAGATTCAGATATTTCGGCAAGGCGACATAAGGATTCATGAAAAAGCTACCGGCATTGCCTAATTTGTCTGTATCCGGCAATTTACTTTCGCGGATTGCGATAATGGTTTGACGTACATTCGTCAATGTCACGGTGTCATATTTCGCCAATTCAGACTGGATATTTCCATATTCCAGGTGAAACTGCTGTTTCTTTTGCAGTCGGAGAACTACGTGCGTTATGATGTACTGGTCTTTCAGCTCTTTCTTGAAAATACTTTCGCGATAGGCATATTCACATTCGGCATTATTGAAAATCCGGATTTTCCCTGTACTCCTTTCGACAGCTTCTACCGAATCGACAATATCTTTCAACTCGATGCCATAAGCGCCAATATTCTGGACTGCCGCTGCTCCCGTTTCGCCGGGAATAAGTGACAAATTTTCTGCGCCGTACCATCCGGCCTCAACCGTAAAAGCTACCACATCGTCCCAAACCTCACCTGAACCGACTTTTACCAGGACCGATTCTTCATCTTCTCCAATCTTCTCCATCCCTTTTACAGACGAATGAAGGATGACTCCCTTATAATCACCTTTAAATAAGAGATTACTACCACCGCCAATATGGAAAACCGGATATTCTTTTATCCAGGGTAAAGCCAATACTTCAACCAATTCTCCAACGGAGTTGTACTCAATAAAAAACCGGGCATTAGCCTGCAAATGAAAGGTATTATGAGGGAGTAACGAGTAGTTTTCTTCTATCTTAATCATGAGCTTCTCTTTTTTGCAAACTTACTTGTTTTTAGGCAGAGCGGCAAACGTGTAGTAATGAATTTGGCAAATGACTATCTTTGCCAAATTGAAATGGCAATAATCGTTTTCTTATTGCGTTTTCAGTAAACCAAACCTTAATCTGATTCAATGTCAAAAAAGATAATTAAAGTAGTTGTCACTAACGATCTCCATACCGACCAACGGGTTCACAAAGTATGCTTTTCTCTCCTGAAACATGGTTTCGAACCGCAACTAACCGGTATTTTCCGCCCCTTTAGCCAACCGATTAAACGAACTTATCATACTGAGCGTTTTGAAATGCGATTTCAAAAAACCGCTTTGTTTTATGCAGAATACAATATCAAACTATTCTTCAAGCTTTTGTTTGGGAAGTTTGATATCATCCTGTCAAATGATACTGACACATTACCCGCAGCTTTCCTGGCAGCCCGACTCAAAAAAAAGCCTATTGTTTTTGATGCCCACGAGCTGTTCACTGAAGTGCCCGAATTGGTGCATCGCCCTGTAATCAAACGTGTCTGGAAATCGTTTGAAGACGTCATTCTGCCTAAAATAAAATATGCCTATACCGTATGTCAACCTATCGCTGACATTTACAATAAACGTTACGGACTTAAAATGGGGGTTGTGCGTAATGCACCCCTAACCCGAAATTCCGCAGTTAAAACACCTAAACGGTTTACTTTTGAAGGGAAAAAAATGCTGCTCTACCAGGGAGCAGTAAATGTGGGGAGAGGATTGGAATGGGTCATTGATGCAATGCCTTATCTGGATAATGTCGTTTTCTGCATCGCCGGGGACGGTGATATTACGCAGGAAATTACCGACCGCATCCTTCGCCTGGGGCTTCAGGACAAGGTACTCATGATGGGCAAAATACCGTTTGAAGAGTTATACAATTACACCATTTCAGCCGATTTGGGTATCAGCCTGCTTGAAAACAGAGGATTGAACTATTACTATTCTTTACCCAACCGTATTTTCGATTTTGTACAGGCACAAGTACCGGTGCTTGCCACTGATTTTCCGGAAATCCGGAATGTGGTAGAGGCTTATCAGATAGGCACATTAATTGACCATTATGAACCGCAATATCTGGCCGGAGTGATTCAGAACATGCTTTCTGAATGGGAAAATAAACCGGATAAAAAGGCTATTTTCGAAAAGGCTCAAGCCGATTTATGCTGGGAAAAAGACGAAGAAACGCTGATTGGAATCTTCAATTCAATCCAATAAATGCAAAAGGACAAGCACATACATATCGTCTCGTTTGATAACCCCTACCCACCGGATTACGGAGGCGCTATTGATGTGCTCTTTAAGCTGAAGGCTTTCCAGGAGGCGGGAATTGATGTTACGCTGCATATTTTCGAATACAAAAGATGCAACCGGGGAGAACTGGAGAAATATTGCACAAAGGTAAATTACTACCACAGGCCGACCAGTCTATGGTACCAGTTTTCCGCTTTACCGTTTATTGTAAATACCCGTAAAAGCAAATCTCTTTTAGATAATCTACTAAGGGATAATGATCCGATTCTTTTTGAAGGGCTTCACACGACACTTTTCCTGAATCATCCGGCATTGGCCAAACGTACTAAAATCGTACGGACACACAATATCGAGCACGAATATTACACCCTGCTAGCTCATAGAGAAAAGAATTGGCTCAAGAAAATCTATTTCAGAATAGAAGCGTTCAAACTGAAACGCTACGAACCCAACCTTGCCTTTGCCTCCGGTATCGCGGCAATCTCCCAGACCGACTGCGAATATTTCCGGATATTAAACTCAAACACCCGATGTGTAGGGGCTTTTCATCCATTTTCCGGAATAGATTGTCAAAAAGGGACAGGTGAATACATATTGTATCATGGTAATCTGGAAGTGGCGGAGAATCAGGAAGCGGCAGCATACATCCTTAATAATCTGACGGCTGAAATGGAGCTTCCCTTAATCATTGCGGGAAAAAATCCGCCGGATAAACTGCTTCAACAATGTCAGAGATTCAGCAATGTCAAAATAATCGGCAATCCGTCGGATAAAGAAATGGCCGGTTTGATTACCAATGCGCAGATTCACTTATTGCCTACTTTCCAACCCACCGGAGTGAAGTTGAAGCTGCTATATGCCCTTTTCTCCGGTCGGCATGTGTTGGTTACACCGGAAATGGTGATAGGTTCTGATTTGCAAAACATATGCGTTGTTTGCCATTCTCCGGTTGAGTTCAAACAACAGATTCGAAGGCTGTACAAACAACCATTTGATGAACAGATGTTATCTAACCGGCAAAGTGCATTGACGGAACATTATAACAATCAACAGAATATTGCTAAGTTACAGGATCTGTTATTCAGCTAAAAAGGCAGCCCGGAAATCCGGACTGCCTTTTTATATTCTTTATAAAACCGGGAATCAATGCCCCAGTTCGCTTAAATAACGCTCTGCATCGATAGCTGCTTTACAGCCTGAACCTGCGGCAGTAATCGCCTGACGGTAAACAGGGTCAGCCACATCACCGGCTGCAAATACTCCAGGAACATTTGTTTTGGAAGTACCATTCTCAGTAATGATATAGCCTACCTCATCCAGTTTCAGGTATGGTTTGAAAATATCGGTATTGGGTTTATGACCGATGGCCAGGAAGAAACCGTCGATTGCGATATCCACTTTCTCTTCATCGGCCTGCCCGCGACGTTTTACCAGGTGAGCACCTTCAACGCCATTATCACCAAACAGACCCTCTGTTTCATGTTCGAAGAGCACTTCAATCTTCGGATTGGTCATCACCCGCTCCTGCATAATCTTAGAAGCACGAAGGAATGGTTTGCGCACAATCAGATAAACCTTGCTAGCAAGATTGGCCAGGTAAATAGCCTCTTCACAAGCGGTATCTCCACCGCCGACAACGGCAACCGTTTTCTTGCGGTAGAAGAATCCGTCACAGGTAGCACAGGCTGAAACGCCCATTCCGGCATATTTTTGCTCATCGGCCAGTCCCAGGTATTTTGCACTGGCTCCGGTCGAAATAATCACAGTTTCGGTCTCAATCACTTTTTCACCATCAATGGTCACTTTATAGGGAGCTGCTGAAAAATCAACCGCAGTTGCAATTCCCCCACGAACATCTGCGCCGAAACGTTCTGACTGTTTCTTTAGGTCCTCCATCATTTCTACTCCGGTCGTACCACTCGGATAGCCGGGAAAGTTCTCGATTTCGGTAGTGGTGGTAAGCTGACCACCCGGTTGAATTCCTTCATACAAAACCGGAGAGAGGTTAGCTCTTCCGGCATAGATAGCCGCCGTAAATCCGGCTGGTCCTGATCCAATGATCAGGCATTTCACTTTTTCGCTCATATTTATTGTCTCTGATTATCTTAAATCAATTACTTCAGCTTTAGGGTACTGTTTTTTATTGAAAACAAACAGGTTGTCAGCATGATTCAAGCCGCTTTTGTAGTTTTTAATCGTAATCAGCTGGCTGCTCTGATTTTTATTCTGGATAAAGATAGAAGTCAGTGTGTGTTGGTTTTTATCAATCTGGACAGTGATTTTTTCAATCTCCTTTTTGGTATTCGCAGGAATCAGGTCAACTACATCTACCGATTTTCCACCCACCTTCTTCTCGCCTGAATATTTACAGGTATATCCTCTTTTATAAATCTGGAACAGGACTGTTGGATTAATCGCATCCAATTCAGCAGGAGTCGGGGTAGAAAGATTGACTTCGTCACTTTCTTTATTAAGCACCCACTGGTTCTTTCCGTCAAACCACATCTCCACATCCTCGGAGGTATATTTGAATTTATTACCTTTCATAATCACCTTACCACTGTAAGACTCGTTTTGTTTCGCCTTTTTGTTGGTTACTTTTACTGTAAAATCCGCCGAAACCCCTCCCGCCTTTTCATAAGTGGCATGAGCTTCATCCAATACGGCCACTGCTTTCGGATTTTGTTGAGCTGATAACGAAAAAATAGAGATAATAAATCCCAATACTAAAACTACCTGTTTTTTCATAATTGACTGTGTGATTTCAAATTAAAAATTCAGATTATCGGACAAACAATCATCCTATCGGGGATGTTTGTCTGATGTAAATCTTTTCAGTTAAAATGGCATTTCCTGACACTTTTTCAGGGAATGCCATTTATCGTATTAAAGCATATTCTTTAAATGGTTCTCCAGTTGGACTTCATCGGTCAATAACACCTGACGGGCTTTGCTTCCTTCAAACGGACCAACCACTCCGGCTGCTTCCAATTGGTCCATGATACGGCCTGCACGGTTATAACCCAATGACATTTTACGCTGAATGAGAGAGGTTGACCCCTGCTGATGAATGACGATCAAACGGGCTGCCTCTTCAAACATCGGATCCCGGTCATTCAAATCAATACCTGCTGCATTGCTACTGCTCTCTTCGCCCACATATTCCGGCAGGTAATACGCATTCGGATAACCGCGTTGATTCCCAATATAATCGGCAATCCCTTCCACTTCCGGCGTATCGACAAAAGCACATTGCACGCGAATCAAATCGCTACCCTGAGAGAAAAGCAAGTCACCACGACCGATCAACTGGTTAGCTCCCGGACAATCCAGAATAGTACGTGAGTCAATCATGGACGATACCCGGAAGGCAACACGCGCCGGGAAATTCGCCTTGATGGTACCGGTAATGATGTTGGTAGATGGACGCTGTGTCGCGATAATCATGTGAATGCCTACCGCACGTGCCAGCTGGGCAATACGGGCAATCGGCAATTCCACCTCTTTACCGGCGGTCATAATCAGGTCACCAAACTCGTCGATAATCACCACGATATACGGCATATAGCGGTGCCCTTTTTCCGGATTCAGCTTGCGGTTGATGAATTTATCGTTGTATTCCTTGATGTTACGCACATGAGCCTTTTGCAACAAATCATAGCGGCTATCCATCTCAATCGTAATCGACTTGAGAGTATTCACCACTTTGGTTACATCGGTAATAATGGCATCCTCCCCGTCGGGCAGTTTAGCCAGGAAGTGACGCTCGATATTTGAGTAGATATTAAACTCTACCTTTTTCGGGTCAACCAGCACAAACTTCAGTTGTGACGGGTGTTTCTTATAGAGCAACGAAGTAATAATCGCATTCAGACCGACTGATTTACCCTGACCGGTTGCCCCTGCCACTAGCACGTGAGGCATTTTGCAAAGGTCAACCATAAAGATTTCGTTGGTAATGGTTTTCCCCAACGCAATAGGCAAATCAAACTTCGTCTCCTGGAATTTGCGGGAGGCAATGATAGACTGCATCGAAACCATTTGCGGATCCTTATTCGGTACCTCGATACCAATGGTTCCTTTACCCGGAATCGGAGCAATGATACGGATTCCCAATGCAGCAAGACTCAAAGCAATATCATCCTCCAGGTTTCGGATTTTGGAAATACGGACACCCGGTTCGGGTACAATCTCATAAAGCGTGATGGTAGGGCCAACGGTCGCTTTGATGGAGCTGATTTTAATGCCGTAGTTTTCCAGCGTTTCGATAATGCGGTTTTTATTGGCCGACTGTTCTTCCATATTGATGGGCAGATCAGCATTATCGTAACGTCTCAGCAACTCAACGGACGGGTATTTGTAGTTGGACAAATCCAGAGTCGGGTCATAGGTTCCCAACGAATCGCCATCCCACACATCATCGTCGGTCGCATTGCGCTCAACAATAAAATCAGGATCCTCCTCTCCTGCCTGTGGCAAAACAGTCTCTTCCTGAAAAGGAGCTTCCACCACGAAGTCATCCACCTGCCCCTGGGAAATCCAGGGTTCTGCCATTTCGTCCTCATCCTGCAAATCGGGTTTCGGAATATATGCAGGAGGCTGAACGACAGAAGCCGGAGCTGCTTTTTCCTCCGCAACCGGTTGTGAAAACACAGATTCTGAAGCTGCAGCTTCCTGTGGTGCCTCTTTTTTATCTCTTTTGGGAATAAAAGAGAGCCCAAAAATCTTACGGAGGAAGGGTATGGTATCGGCATTTACCACGATTAACGCCAAAAGGAAAGTAAAAACAATGATCAGACAGGTTCCAATCCAGCCCACATTCGCCTGAAGCAATTCGCTCATATAAAATCCATGAGAACCGCCAAGATACAGGAACGAACTGTCCGTGGTATCCACAAAAAAGAAACCGAAAAACAGAGAGCCCCAAATCAGTCCGACCGTACTAAATGCAAAATGCCTGAAGAGGCGAAACTGTTGGGCTTTCATCAGATTTAGCGACGTGAGCGCCAGAAAATATACTAAAAAGAAAGAAGAAACGCCGAAAGTCCGGTTCAGGAAAAAATTAGACAGGAATGCGCCACTGGAACCCGCCCAGTTTTCAATGCCGTTTTTCACTTTTATCAATTCAAACAACGTCTTATTTTCCAGTTTACTTTGGTCAGCAGCACCGGTATAGAAGAAGGAGATGAATGACACTATTAACAGTACATCAAACACGAACAGCAATAAGCCTATCACAAAATGTGTAATCTCACTGTTGCATAACTGTTTAATCTTATCGACAAGCGGTGGTACCTGAGCTGTAACCGCTTTTTTTTCGGGTTTCTTTTTGGCCATAATAATCCTTAATTAACCTCACAAAGGTAAAAAAAACAACGAAATACCAACTATCGCGCCCCCGATTTATCTGTTAAAAATCGGAGGATAGAAATTGGTTGTATTCCGCAGGTCGGGTTGGTTTAGAGACAGAAAAACGGGAATGTCTTGTTTTCAAGAACATCCCCGTTTTATTGTCTTGTATGATCGGTATATTACAACGTCCTGGTCAGATATTCATGCATACTGGCAGCAGCCCTGCGACCGTCGCCCATAGCAAGAATCACGGTTGCACCTCCACGCACGATATCTCCTCCGGCAAACAGATCTTTCACATCCGACTGCATGGTCTCCTGGTTTACGATGACCGTGCCCCATTTGCTCACCTGCAAGCCTTCGATAGAACTTGGGATCAACGGGTTCGGAGAAACCCCGACACTCACAATCACCAAATCCACTTCGATCTCTTCCTGCGCTCCCGGAACCTCTACCGGACTTCTGCGACCGGAAGCATCCGGTTCGCCCAGTTCCATTTTCTGAAGAATCATCGTTTTCACTCGACCTTTCTCATCGCCCAGATAAGCGACAGGGTTGTTCAGCGTCAGGAATTCGACACCCTCTTCTTTGGCGTGTTTTACCTCCTCCAGACGAGCCGGCATCTCCTCTTCCGAACGACGGTAAACAATCATCGCACGCTCAGCGCCTAGGCGTCTTGCAGTACGAACCGAGTCCATCGCGGTATTTCCACCTCCGATGATAGCCACTTTTTTTCCGAAGAAAACAGGGGTATCAGAATTCGGATTGGCAGCATTCATCAGGTTCACGCGGGTCAGGTATTCATTCGAAGACATCACTCCGTTCAGGTTTTCACCCGGAATACCCATGAAGCGGGGCAATCCGGCTCCACTTCCCACGAAGATTCCCTTAAAGCCCATATCGTGAATATCGTCGTAGCTCAAAGTCTTTCCGATGATGCAGTCGGTGATGAACTCTACGCCCATTTCGCGCAGGATATTTACCTCTACATCTACGATTTTATTTGGCAGGCGGAACTCAGGAATACCGTATTTCAATACGCCGCCCACTTCGTGAAGCGCTTCGAATACGGTAATCGAGTAACCCAGCTTTGTCATATCACCGGCAAATGCCAGTCCGGCAGGACCTGAACCGACAACGGCAATCTTAATACCGTTTTTCGGTGCGGTTTCCGGTACAGACATCTGACCGCTTTCGCGTTCATAGTCAGCAGCAAAACGCTCCAGATAACCAA encodes the following:
- the trxB gene encoding thioredoxin-disulfide reductase; translation: MSEKVKCLIIGSGPAGFTAAIYAGRANLSPVLYEGIQPGGQLTTTTEIENFPGYPSGTTGVEMMEDLKKQSERFGADVRGGIATAVDFSAAPYKVTIDGEKVIETETVIISTGASAKYLGLADEQKYAGMGVSACATCDGFFYRKKTVAVVGGGDTACEEAIYLANLASKVYLIVRKPFLRASKIMQERVMTNPKIEVLFEHETEGLFGDNGVEGAHLVKRRGQADEEKVDIAIDGFFLAIGHKPNTDIFKPYLKLDEVGYIITENGTSKTNVPGVFAAGDVADPVYRQAITAAGSGCKAAIDAERYLSELGH
- the gltA gene encoding NADPH-dependent glutamate synthase, whose translation is MSEQSIIAERRNEAWRDELRKGMKAKDRAALARVHMNELDAEYRSHNNEEVNLGLTPEQAMCEAKRCLDCADPTCMQGCPVSINIPTFVKYIEKGDFLSAARTLKETSALPAVCGRVCPQEKQCEANCVYTKKMNKEAVAIGYLERFAADYERESGQMSVPETAPKNGIKIAVVGSGPAGLAFAGDMTKLGYSITVFEALHEVGGVLKYGIPEFRLPNKIVDVEVNILREMGVEFITDCIIGKTLSYDDIHDMGFKGIFVGSGAGLPRFMGIPGENLNGVMSSNEYLTRVNLMNAANPNSDTPVFFGKKVAIIGGGNTAMDSVRTARRLGAERAMIVYRRSEEEMPARLEEVKHAKEEGVEFLTLNNPVAYLGDEKGRVKTMILQKMELGEPDASGRRSPVEVPGAQEEIEVDLVIVSVGVSPNPLIPSSIEGLQVSKWGTVIVNQETMQSDVKDLFAGGDIVRGGATVILAMGDGRRAAASMHEYLTRTL
- a CDS encoding FtsK/SpoIIIE family DNA translocase; this translates as MAKKKPEKKAVTAQVPPLVDKIKQLCNSEITHFVIGLLLFVFDVLLIVSFISFFYTGAADQSKLENKTLFELIKVKNGIENWAGSSGAFLSNFFLNRTFGVSSFFLVYFLALTSLNLMKAQQFRLFRHFAFSTVGLIWGSLFFGFFFVDTTDSSFLYLGGSHGFYMSELLQANVGWIGTCLIIVFTFLLALIVVNADTIPFLRKIFGLSFIPKRDKKEAPQEAAASESVFSQPVAEEKAAPASVVQPPAYIPKPDLQDEDEMAEPWISQGQVDDFVVEAPFQEETVLPQAGEEDPDFIVERNATDDDVWDGDSLGTYDPTLDLSNYKYPSVELLRRYDNADLPINMEEQSANKNRIIETLENYGIKISSIKATVGPTITLYEIVPEPGVRISKIRNLEDDIALSLAALGIRIIAPIPGKGTIGIEVPNKDPQMVSMQSIIASRKFQETKFDLPIALGKTITNEIFMVDLCKMPHVLVAGATGQGKSVGLNAIITSLLYKKHPSQLKFVLVDPKKVEFNIYSNIERHFLAKLPDGEDAIITDVTKVVNTLKSITIEMDSRYDLLQKAHVRNIKEYNDKFINRKLNPEKGHRYMPYIVVIIDEFGDLIMTAGKEVELPIARIAQLARAVGIHMIIATQRPSTNIITGTIKANFPARVAFRVSSMIDSRTILDCPGANQLIGRGDLLFSQGSDLIRVQCAFVDTPEVEGIADYIGNQRGYPNAYYLPEYVGEESSSNAAGIDLNDRDPMFEEAARLIVIHQQGSTSLIQRKMSLGYNRAGRIMDQLEAAGVVGPFEGSKARQVLLTDEVQLENHLKNML
- a CDS encoding MBL fold metallo-hydrolase; protein product: MTKVIFLGTGTSTGVPEVGCGCEVCTSENRKDKRLRTSILVIHEGKHILIDCGPDFRYQMLRSGNKRIDGVVITHEHYDHTAGLDDLRPFCKEHPVRVYAEPDVTQKLRTRMPYCFREVHLPGTPNLQLCDIDLVPFEVEGVTVTPVRLLHGKLPIMGFRIGDVAFLTDLSEIPESEYDKLKDVEVLIIVALRKKKHIAHQNLEEALAQIARIQPKRSFLIHSSHHLGLHDDIVKELPENVFLSYDGLEIEI
- a CDS encoding glycosyltransferase codes for the protein MQKDKHIHIVSFDNPYPPDYGGAIDVLFKLKAFQEAGIDVTLHIFEYKRCNRGELEKYCTKVNYYHRPTSLWYQFSALPFIVNTRKSKSLLDNLLRDNDPILFEGLHTTLFLNHPALAKRTKIVRTHNIEHEYYTLLAHREKNWLKKIYFRIEAFKLKRYEPNLAFASGIAAISQTDCEYFRILNSNTRCVGAFHPFSGIDCQKGTGEYILYHGNLEVAENQEAAAYILNNLTAEMELPLIIAGKNPPDKLLQQCQRFSNVKIIGNPSDKEMAGLITNAQIHLLPTFQPTGVKLKLLYALFSGRHVLVTPEMVIGSDLQNICVVCHSPVEFKQQIRRLYKQPFDEQMLSNRQSALTEHYNNQQNIAKLQDLLFS
- a CDS encoding glycosyltransferase; the protein is MSKKIIKVVVTNDLHTDQRVHKVCFSLLKHGFEPQLTGIFRPFSQPIKRTYHTERFEMRFQKTALFYAEYNIKLFFKLLFGKFDIILSNDTDTLPAAFLAARLKKKPIVFDAHELFTEVPELVHRPVIKRVWKSFEDVILPKIKYAYTVCQPIADIYNKRYGLKMGVVRNAPLTRNSAVKTPKRFTFEGKKMLLYQGAVNVGRGLEWVIDAMPYLDNVVFCIAGDGDITQEITDRILRLGLQDKVLMMGKIPFEELYNYTISADLGISLLENRGLNYYYSLPNRIFDFVQAQVPVLATDFPEIRNVVEAYQIGTLIDHYEPQYLAGVIQNMLSEWENKPDKKAIFEKAQADLCWEKDEETLIGIFNSIQ
- a CDS encoding OmpP1/FadL family transporter, with the protein product MKRLGLLSVCLMATLSSIFAQSEIDALKYSKTDLNGTARYMSMGGAFGALGGDISSLTNNPAGIGVYRTSEFAGTMNLNFQNTNSNWNGTNNTGNNAKFNFNNIAYIGTFKSNAEGFVNFNFGIGYNRQKDFYRNYEMHNTALNYSLSDYIAETTNRYNNNSGILAPNLDDTQSYSGYDYHYPWISVLGWNGYLIDPKNSSDIANNYKYSAIGSGIAPAANLKISERGYMDEYNISFGGNVYDVLYFGATVGITDLYYKMSARYDEDFSNMGGFTLNNFLETKGSGINFKAGVILRPTDNLRFGLAVHTPTYYKLTDYFDANVINDYADGSSEHPYNASPAHAFVPANAYSEYSLQTPMKLQASAAYIAGKKGILSFEYEYVDYRNMSMKDQDGYGWDANTYIKDDMRAGNNIKIGAEYRVTPQFSLRAGYANQSSPLNSNLINGNYEMSTFGATLPHYTLDRGTNYYTGGFGYRFGSVYTDLAFVSRVNKEDVYAFSPIGPSDNWMVPQKATLKTTNNQLLFTLGYKF
- the murB gene encoding UDP-N-acetylmuramate dehydrogenase, giving the protein MKIEENYSLLPHNTFHLQANARFFIEYNSVGELVEVLALPWIKEYPVFHIGGGSNLLFKGDYKGVILHSSVKGMEKIGEDEESVLVKVGSGEVWDDVVAFTVEAGWYGAENLSLIPGETGAAAVQNIGAYGIELKDIVDSVEAVERSTGKIRIFNNAECEYAYRESIFKKELKDQYIITHVVLRLQKKQQFHLEYGNIQSELAKYDTVTLTNVRQTIIAIRESKLPDTDKLGNAGSFFMNPYVALPKYLNLKQEYPQMPHYPVSDDLVKVPAAWLIEQCGWKGREWGGAGVHDKQCLVLVNRGGALASDIVDLAANIQTSVKEKFDIDITPEVIYI
- a CDS encoding LolA family protein; the encoded protein is MKKQVVLVLGFIISIFSLSAQQNPKAVAVLDEAHATYEKAGGVSADFTVKVTNKKAKQNESYSGKVIMKGNKFKYTSEDVEMWFDGKNQWVLNKESDEVNLSTPTPAELDAINPTVLFQIYKRGYTCKYSGEKKVGGKSVDVVDLIPANTKKEIEKITVQIDKNQHTLTSIFIQNKNQSSQLITIKNYKSGLNHADNLFVFNKKQYPKAEVIDLR